A genomic window from Lotus japonicus ecotype B-129 chromosome 1, LjGifu_v1.2 includes:
- the LOC130731133 gene encoding homeobox protein LUMINIDEPENDENS, whose protein sequence is MDLWNDDFSQLEIGTTVDSLQSFLASQRELFQSQIDQFQHIVVTQCNLTGVNPLSQEMAAGALSIKIGKRPRDLLNPKAVNYMQSVFSIKDAISKKESREISAMFGVTVTQVRDFFTSQRSRVRRLVQLSKQRALRSSSCEEPHGEQINSDHVRPINPPLLDTAGSTNAEETSCSTQEAALSDLDDSDKHFVENIFSLIQKEETFSGQEKLMEWILTIQNFSVLSWFLTKGGAMSLATWLNKAAVEEQTSVLLLILKVLCHLPLHKALPAHISAILQSVNGLRFYRTQDISNRARVLLSKWSKLLARNQALKKPNGVKTSGEKQMMLSHRQASESWHSNIDLPEDILAPSNEYSDNFRKLEPLQALKLLPPSDDSHKKPTLGVSSSHARERRKVQLVEQPGQKSVSRSPQVARVAPVSQSRPMSADDIQKAKLRASFMQSKYGKTGSSKESKEPKIVSLNKPQTNQVSIAVSSSKVHVPPKIEEDKKPPVLPSKNTIRLDASYSKLKMDLKESPWEKCKRVQIPWKTPAEVKLNDTWKVGNGENSKEVDVQTNRHRREKDTIYQTIKEMPSNPKEPWDLEMDYDDTLTPEIPIEQLPDGDSAEVVATPNDVATHAVQSVASTSSTGNAAPAEPDLELLAVLLKNPELVFALTSGQAGNIPNEETMKLLDMIKRSSVNLGLGENTNGNLSNNAKSPETVEVSLPSPTPSNDPRTNGWSTEASKNPFTRRGMAPDRIIQNSAAVATTNLLRQQSTVVVPPSNHLTSSAVSPYSLPHAANFIPEKQPAPTLSSVHVQAQSSDFGLTMKKNITTANAASVNLQETHSHLELRSDTRSYVKPVANLSVREGLSNSLPQSFMLTSRTPSHPATQQQRHHPHLLHQAHFTEPSYRNPVQSYPPQIEKPGPSDLWRERQDVSSSYHSQRIHNNYNTLIGESMQSGSYDRNNDGSEGFETWSPENSPTRNPRYVPGRNFPESRMNNVRNPRHEWSRQRGSSGNWGPDRHGNKRWNDQRR, encoded by the exons ATGGACCTCTGGAACGACGATTTCTCACAGCTCGAGATTGGGACTACCGTCGACTCGCTTCAGAGTTTTTTGGCTTCGCAGAGAGAACTCTTCCAAAGCCAGATCGACCAGTTTCAGCATATCGTTGTCACGCAATGCAACCTCACCGGCGTCAATCCTCTCTCCCAAGAAATG GCAGCTGGAGCTCTGTCAATAAAAATTG GAAAAAGACCCAGGGATTTGTTAAATCCCAAGGCTGTAAATTACATGCAATCAGTTTTTTCCATTAAGGATGCAATTAGCAAGAAAGAATCTCGCGAGATCAGTGCTATGTTTGGTGTCACAGTCACTCAG GTTCGTGACTTCTTCACTAGTCAACGTTCAAGAGTGAGGAGACTAGTTCAGTTGTCAAAGCAGAGGGCATTAAGGTCTAGTTCTTGTGAAGAGCCTCATGGTGAGCAAATAAACTCCGATCATGTGAGACCAATAAATCCACCTCTCTTAGACACTGCTGGCTCCACCAATGCTGAAGAAACATCTTGTTCAACACAGGAAGCGGCTTTGTCTGACCTAGATGACTCAGATAAACACTTTGTTGAGAACATTTTTAGTCTAATTCAGAAAGAGGAAACATTTTCTGGGCAGGAGAAATTGATGGAGTGGATATTGACGATACAGAATTTCTCAGTATTGTCTTG GTTTTTGACGAAAGGGGGTGCAATGAGTTTAGCAACTTGGTTGAATAAAGCAGCTGTTGAAGAGCAAACAAGTGTCCTTCTTCTTATCTTGAAG GTACTTTGTCATTTGCCTTTACATAAAGCCCTTCCAGCACACATATCAGCTATATTGCAGAGTGTTAATGGACTACGCTTCTATAGGACACAAG ACATATCAAACAGGGCAAGGGTTTTGTTATCCAAGTGGAGCAAACTATTAGCAAGGAACCAAGCATTAAAGAAACCTAATGGTGTTAAAACTTCTGGTGAAAAACAGATGATGCTTTCTCATAGGCAAGCTTCTGAATCATGGCATTCAAATATTGATCTTCCT gaagacatccTTGCtccttcaaatgaatattcggATAATTTCAG GAAACTGGAACCTCTTCAAGCTCTGAAACTTTTGCCACCCTCAGATGATTCTCATAAGAAGCCCACCCTCGGCGTATCTTCATCTC ATGCCAGAGAGCGCAGAAAAGTACAATTGGTGGAACAGCCGGGCCAAAAATCAGTGAGCAGAAGCCCACAGGTTGCTAGAGTAGCGCCTGTAAGTCAAAGTCGTCCCATGTCTGCTGATGATATCCAGAAAGCAAAATTGCGTGCATCATTTATGCAGAGTAAGTATGGGAAAACTGGTTCTTCAAAAGAAAGTAAAGAACCAAAAATTGTTAGTCTGAATAAACCTCAGACAAATCAGGTCAGTATTGCAGTTTCCTCTTCTAAAGTCCATGTTCCacccaaaattgaagaagacaAGAAGCCTCCGGTTCTTCCCTCTAAAAACACTATCAGGCTGGATGCTTCTTATTCTAAATTGAAAATGGATTTGAAGGAATCTCCGTGGGAGAAGTGCAAGAGGGTGCAAATACCGTGGAAAACACCAGCAG AGGTGAAACTTAATGATACCTGGAAAGTTGGCAATGGTGAAAATAGCAAGGAGGTTGATGTCCAGACAAACAGACACCGCAGGGAAAAAGACACTATTTATCAGACTATCAAAGAGATGCCATCCAACCCGAAGGAGCCATGGGACCTCGAAATGGATTATGATGACACCTTGACACCAGAAATTCCTATTGAACAGCTACCAGACGGTGATAGTGCAGAAGTAGTAGCTACCCCCAATGATGTTGCAACTCATGCTGTTCAAAGCGTGGCGTCCACATCCTCAACTGGCAACGCAGCTCCGGCCGAACCTGATTTAGAATTGCTTGCTGTACTGCTAAAAAATCCGGAGTTGGTATTTGCCTTAACTTCTGGACAAGCCGGTAACATACCAAATGAGGAAACAATGAAGCTGCTTGACATGATCAAGAGAAGTAGTGTGAACTTGGGTTTAGGTGAAAATACAAATGGCAATCTCAGCAATAATGCAAAGTCTCCGGAGACGGTGGAAGTTTCTCTCCCATCTCCAACTCCTTCAAATGATCCAAGAACG AATGGATGGAGCACAGAAGCATCAAAGAATCCTTTTACACGGCGAGGTATGGCGCCTGACAGAATTATCCAGAACTCTGCTGCAGTTGCCACCACCAACTTATTAAGGCAACAGTCAACAGTTGTGGTTCCACCTTCAAATCATCTCACAAGCTCAGCAGTTTCTCCATATTCACTGCCTCATGCAGCTAATTTCATTCCTGAAAAGCAACCAGCACCCACTCTTTCCTCTGTGCACGTACAAGCACAATCCTCGGATTTCGGTTTAACCATGAAGAAGAACATAACCACTGCAAATGCGGCTTCAGTTAACTTACAGGAGACACATTCGCATCTAGAATTGCGGTCTGATACCAGGAGTTATGTAAAACCAGTAGCTAATTTGAGTGTACGAGAAGGTTTGTCTAATTCATTACCACAATCCTTCATGTTGACCTCAAGAACACCATCTCACCCAGCCACACAACAACAAAGACATCATCCACATTTGCTCCATCAGGCCCATTTCACTGAACCTTCCTATCGTAACCCTGTCCAGTCCTATCCACCACAAATTGAAAAACCTGGTCCGTCAGATTTGTGGAGAGAAAGGCAGGATGTGTCATCCAGTTATCATTCTCAAAGAATTCATAACAACTACAACACATTGATTGGGGAATCCATGCAATCTGGTTCTTATGATAGAAATAATGATGGAAGTGAAGGTTTCGAAACATGGAGTCCGGAAAATAGTCCAACTAGAAATCCTAGGTATGTTCCAGGTAGAAATTTCCCAGAGTCCAGAATGAATAATGTAAGAAATCCTAGACATGAATGGTCAAGGCAACGGGGTTCTTCTGGAAACTGGGGCCCTGACAGGCATGGGAACAAAAGGTGGAATGATCAGAGACGATGA
- the LOC130732734 gene encoding cullin-1-like isoform X2, producing MVKETLSFEEGWGNMQKGITKLKRILETKEDNFDSEQYMMLYTTIYNMCTQRAPCDYSRKLYDKYQEFIDEYLTSTVLPILRKKHDEFLLRELVIRWENHQLMIRWLQRFFNYLDRYFVTRNSLPSLKDVGLTCFFDLVYKELRTNVREVVIAFINKEREGDQIDKSLLKNVLRIFVEMDKGEKAHYENDFEIQMLENTADYYKTKAANWIEVDSCPVYMLKAEDCLRKERERVPHYLHSSTEQKLVEQVENELLITHVSQLLEKEHSGCHVLLRDDKVEDLSRMFRLYNKVPQGFDHVTSVFKKHITNEGTILVQQAEEAASNQFNHLTLQVLVRKFIELHDKYMNYVNDCFMNHSQFHKALKEAFEVFCNKNVAGNPSAELLATFCDNILKKGGGSEKLTAEATEQTLEMVVKLLAYISDKDLFAEFYRKKLARRLLFDRSYVNFQMNDHTMAQENQMRFQNYLDFGINSHEKTGVDSLTITVLTTGFWPSYKSSNLTLPLEMAKCVEVYKNFYERDARKRKLTWIYSLGTCNISGKFEPKTIELVVSTYQAAVLLLFNTADRLTYSEIMTQLNLNHEDLVRILHSLSCAKYKLLIKEPNTKTISQNDSFEFNSKFTDRMKKIKIPLPSVDERKKIIDDVDKDRRYAIDAAIMRIMKSRKVLAHQQLVLECVEMMSRMFKPDIKVIKKRIEDLIAREYLERDKDNANTFRYLA from the exons ATGGTGAAGGAGACGCTAAGTTTTGAGGAAGGCTGGGGCAATATGCAGAAGGGGATCACCAAATTGAAGAGAATTCTGGAAACGAAAGAAGATAATTTCGATTCAGAGCAATACATGATGCTGTACAC AACAATCTATAACATGTGTACTCAGAGGGCTCCGTGTGATTATTCACGAAAGCTTTATGACAAATACCAAGAGTTTATTGACGAATACCTTACATCTACC GTTCTTCCAATTCTGAGAAAGAAGCATGATGAGTTCTTGTTGAGGGAACTTGTCATAAGATGGGAAAACCATCAACTTATGATCAGGTGGCTTCAGCGTTTCTTCAATTATCTTGATCGCTACTTTGTTACTAGGAACTCCCTGCCTAGTCTCAAGGATGTTGGTCTTACTTGCTTCTTTGATTTG GTTTATAAGGAACTACGAACTAATGTCAGGGAAGTTGTGATTGCTTTT ATTAACAAAGAGCGTGAGGGAGATCAGATTGATAAATCATTATTGAAAAATGTTCTTCGTATATTTGTTGAGATGGATAAGGGTGAAAAAGCACACTATGAAAATGACTTTGAGATCCAAATGCTTGAGAATACTGCTGATTACTACAAAACCAAGGCTGCAAACTGGATTGAGGTTGACTCCTGTCCAGTTTACATGCTAAAG GCTGAGGATTGCTtgagaaaggagagagaaagagtaccTCATTATTTGCACTCTAGCACTGAGCAGAAATTAGTAGAG CAAGTGGAAAATGAATTGCTGATAACACATGTAAGTCAACTACTTGAGAAGGAGCATTCCGGCTGTCATGTCTTGCTTAGAGATGATAAG GTGGAAGATCTCTCTAGGATGTTCAGACTTTATAATAAAGTACCTCAAGGCTTTGATCATGTGACCAGTGTATTCAAAAAG CATATTACAAATGAAGGTACAATATTGGTCCAACAGGCCGAGGAAGCTGCTAGCAATCAG TTTAATCATTTGACATTGCAGGTCCTTGTCAGAAAATTCATAGAGCTCCATGACAAGTACATGAACTATGTTAATGATTGCTTTATGAATCACTCACAGTTTCACAAG GCATTAAAGGAAGCATTTGAGGTATTCTGCAATAAAAATGTTGCTGGTAATCCCAGTGCAGAGCTGTTGGCTACATTCTGTGACAATATCCTTAAAAAGGGTGGTGGAAGTGAGAAGCTGACTGCGGAAGCAACTGAACAAACCCTTGAGATG GTAGTCAAGCTGCTTGCATATATCAGTGATAAGGATCTCTTTGCAGAATTTTACAG GAAGAAGCTTGCCCGCAGATTACTTTTTGACAGGAGT TATGTTAACTTTCAGATGAACGACCATACAATGGCTCAGGAAAATCAGATGAGATTCCAGAATTATCTAGATTTTGGCATTAACTCCCATGAAAAAACTGGAGTTGACAGCCTGACAATTACAGTTCTTACCACAGGATTTTGGCCAAGTTATAAATCTTCTAATCTCACTCTCCCTTTAGAGATG gCCAAGTGTGTGGAAGTTTATAAGAATTTTTATGAAAGGGATGCAAGAAAGAGAAAACTTACATGGATTTATTCACTGGGAACTTGCAACATCTCTGGCAAGTTTGAACCAAAAACCATTGAACTAGTTGTGTCAACCTATCAG GCTGCTGTTCTGCTGCTATTCAACACTGCTGATAGGTTGACCTATTCAGAGATCATGACTCAGCTGAACTTGAATCATGAGGACCTTGTTAGAATACTCCATTCCCTGTCATGTGCAAAATATAAGTTACTGATTAAGGAGCCGAACACTAAAACTATATCTCAAAACGACAGCTTTGAGTTCAACTCCAAATTTACAGATAGAATGAAAAAGATAAAG ATCCCTCTGCCGTCGGttgatgaaagaaagaaaataattgaTGATGTTGACAAGGATAGGCGGTATGCTATTGATGCAGCTATTATGCGAATTATGAAAAGTAGGAAAGTTTTGGCCCATCAACAATTAGTCTTGGAGTGTGTTGAGATGATGAGCCGCATGTTCAAG CCTGACATCAAAGTAATCAAGAAGCGGATTGAGGATCTTATCGCCCGGGAGTACCTGGAAAGGGACAAAGACAACGCGAACACCTTCAGGTATCTGGCGTGA
- the LOC130732734 gene encoding cullin-1-like isoform X1, translated as MVKETLSFEEGWGNMQKGITKLKRILETKEDNFDSEQYMMLYTTIYNMCTQRAPCDYSRKLYDKYQEFIDEYLTSTVLPILRKKHDEFLLRELVIRWENHQLMIRWLQRFFNYLDRYFVTRNSLPSLKDVGLTCFFDLVYKELRTNVREVVIAFINKEREGDQIDKSLLKNVLRIFVEMDKGEKAHYENDFEIQMLENTADYYKTKAANWIEVDSCPVYMLKAEDCLRKERERVPHYLHSSTEQKLVEQVENELLITHVSQLLEKEHSGCHVLLRDDKVEDLSRMFRLYNKVPQGFDHVTSVFKKHITNEGTILVQQAEEAASNQTTSGSGIQEQVLVRKFIELHDKYMNYVNDCFMNHSQFHKALKEAFEVFCNKNVAGNPSAELLATFCDNILKKGGGSEKLTAEATEQTLEMVVKLLAYISDKDLFAEFYRKKLARRLLFDRSANVDTEKTVLTMLKQQCGGQFTSKMEGMMNDHTMAQENQMRFQNYLDFGINSHEKTGVDSLTITVLTTGFWPSYKSSNLTLPLEMAKCVEVYKNFYERDARKRKLTWIYSLGTCNISGKFEPKTIELVVSTYQAAVLLLFNTADRLTYSEIMTQLNLNHEDLVRILHSLSCAKYKLLIKEPNTKTISQNDSFEFNSKFTDRMKKIKIPLPSVDERKKIIDDVDKDRRYAIDAAIMRIMKSRKVLAHQQLVLECVEMMSRMFKPDIKVIKKRIEDLIAREYLERDKDNANTFRYLA; from the exons ATGGTGAAGGAGACGCTAAGTTTTGAGGAAGGCTGGGGCAATATGCAGAAGGGGATCACCAAATTGAAGAGAATTCTGGAAACGAAAGAAGATAATTTCGATTCAGAGCAATACATGATGCTGTACAC AACAATCTATAACATGTGTACTCAGAGGGCTCCGTGTGATTATTCACGAAAGCTTTATGACAAATACCAAGAGTTTATTGACGAATACCTTACATCTACC GTTCTTCCAATTCTGAGAAAGAAGCATGATGAGTTCTTGTTGAGGGAACTTGTCATAAGATGGGAAAACCATCAACTTATGATCAGGTGGCTTCAGCGTTTCTTCAATTATCTTGATCGCTACTTTGTTACTAGGAACTCCCTGCCTAGTCTCAAGGATGTTGGTCTTACTTGCTTCTTTGATTTG GTTTATAAGGAACTACGAACTAATGTCAGGGAAGTTGTGATTGCTTTT ATTAACAAAGAGCGTGAGGGAGATCAGATTGATAAATCATTATTGAAAAATGTTCTTCGTATATTTGTTGAGATGGATAAGGGTGAAAAAGCACACTATGAAAATGACTTTGAGATCCAAATGCTTGAGAATACTGCTGATTACTACAAAACCAAGGCTGCAAACTGGATTGAGGTTGACTCCTGTCCAGTTTACATGCTAAAG GCTGAGGATTGCTtgagaaaggagagagaaagagtaccTCATTATTTGCACTCTAGCACTGAGCAGAAATTAGTAGAG CAAGTGGAAAATGAATTGCTGATAACACATGTAAGTCAACTACTTGAGAAGGAGCATTCCGGCTGTCATGTCTTGCTTAGAGATGATAAG GTGGAAGATCTCTCTAGGATGTTCAGACTTTATAATAAAGTACCTCAAGGCTTTGATCATGTGACCAGTGTATTCAAAAAG CATATTACAAATGAAGGTACAATATTGGTCCAACAGGCCGAGGAAGCTGCTAGCAATCAG ACTACAAGTGGTTCTGGCATTCAGGAACAA GTCCTTGTCAGAAAATTCATAGAGCTCCATGACAAGTACATGAACTATGTTAATGATTGCTTTATGAATCACTCACAGTTTCACAAG GCATTAAAGGAAGCATTTGAGGTATTCTGCAATAAAAATGTTGCTGGTAATCCCAGTGCAGAGCTGTTGGCTACATTCTGTGACAATATCCTTAAAAAGGGTGGTGGAAGTGAGAAGCTGACTGCGGAAGCAACTGAACAAACCCTTGAGATG GTAGTCAAGCTGCTTGCATATATCAGTGATAAGGATCTCTTTGCAGAATTTTACAG GAAGAAGCTTGCCCGCAGATTACTTTTTGACAGGAGTGCCAATGTGGACACAGAGAAGACTGTTTTGACTATGTTAAAGCAGCAATGTGGTGGCCAGTTCACATCAAAGATGGAGGGAATG ATGAACGACCATACAATGGCTCAGGAAAATCAGATGAGATTCCAGAATTATCTAGATTTTGGCATTAACTCCCATGAAAAAACTGGAGTTGACAGCCTGACAATTACAGTTCTTACCACAGGATTTTGGCCAAGTTATAAATCTTCTAATCTCACTCTCCCTTTAGAGATG gCCAAGTGTGTGGAAGTTTATAAGAATTTTTATGAAAGGGATGCAAGAAAGAGAAAACTTACATGGATTTATTCACTGGGAACTTGCAACATCTCTGGCAAGTTTGAACCAAAAACCATTGAACTAGTTGTGTCAACCTATCAG GCTGCTGTTCTGCTGCTATTCAACACTGCTGATAGGTTGACCTATTCAGAGATCATGACTCAGCTGAACTTGAATCATGAGGACCTTGTTAGAATACTCCATTCCCTGTCATGTGCAAAATATAAGTTACTGATTAAGGAGCCGAACACTAAAACTATATCTCAAAACGACAGCTTTGAGTTCAACTCCAAATTTACAGATAGAATGAAAAAGATAAAG ATCCCTCTGCCGTCGGttgatgaaagaaagaaaataattgaTGATGTTGACAAGGATAGGCGGTATGCTATTGATGCAGCTATTATGCGAATTATGAAAAGTAGGAAAGTTTTGGCCCATCAACAATTAGTCTTGGAGTGTGTTGAGATGATGAGCCGCATGTTCAAG CCTGACATCAAAGTAATCAAGAAGCGGATTGAGGATCTTATCGCCCGGGAGTACCTGGAAAGGGACAAAGACAACGCGAACACCTTCAGGTATCTGGCGTGA